From the genome of Epinephelus moara isolate mb chromosome 10, YSFRI_EMoa_1.0, whole genome shotgun sequence, one region includes:
- the LOC126396528 gene encoding methylcrotonoyl-CoA carboxylase beta chain, mitochondrial-like isoform X2: MYRCMARSVCSRGRVCAAFVPPHTQPPLWTLRNTTEEGHHRLAERRWQCSVRCMSSAVRRRALRSAFPVLEQPLQPIHRHVYEANLRNSNACHKKFIELSEKVRKGGGEKSIARHTQRNKKLLVRDRLRLLLDNEDFLELSPLAGLGLPYGDIPSAGCLTGIGRINGLWCVFIANDATVKGGTAYPIMVKKQLRAQEVAQQNRLPCVYLVDSGGAFLPLQSDIFPDRNHGGRTFYNEAIMSAMKIPQVSVVCGSCTAGGAYVPTMAEEAVMVHRIGTIFLGGPPLVKAATGEEVTPEDLGGATLHAEVSGCVDHFAWDEKQAYHDTRNVISTLNFQLPEEEDEDEEKTRKRKAEEEPLYSSEELLGLAPRSYNHSLDVKMVVSRLTDGSRFQEFKARYGTTLITGFANIHGHLVGIVANNGELSYQAALKGSHFVQLCDQRNLPLIFLQNTAPTGALTLSTAQAEMNSNRLKAHGSMMSAVACASVPKITVVIGGCHGADSYTMCGRAFDPNFLF; the protein is encoded by the exons GAGTGTGTGTAGCAGAGGAAGAGTGTGTGCTGCCTTTGTGCCTCCACACACCCAGCCACCATTATGGACATTGAGAAACACGACAGAGGAGGGACATCACAG GCTGGCTGAGCGGCGTTGGCAGTGTTCAGTCCGCTGTATGAGCTCTGCAGTCAGGAGGAGAGCTCTGCGTAGTGCCTTCCCAGTGCTGGAGCAGCCCCTCCAGCCCATCCACCGACATGTGTATGAAGCCAacctccgaaacagcaacgccTGCCATAAGAA GTTCATAGAGTTGAGTGAAAAGGTGAGAAAAGGTGGAGGGGAAAAGAGCATCGCCAGACACACTCAGAGAAACAAGAAGTTGTTGGTCAGGGATCGGCTGCGCCTCCTGCTGGATAATGAGGACTTCCTGGAGCTGTCACCATTAGCTGGTCTGGGTCTGCCGTACGGGGACATCCCTTCAGCCGGCTGCCTGACTG GCATTGGCAGGATCAACGGCCtgtggtgtgtgtttattgCCAATGATGCCACAGTGAAAGGTGGCACAGCGTATCCAATCATGGTGAAGAAGCAGCTACGGGCACAGGAAGTAGCGCAACAAAATCGCCTGCCTTGTGTTTATCTGGTCGACTCTGGGGGAGCTTTTCTACCActgcag TCAGACATCTTTCCTGATAGAAATCACGGAGGAAGGACGTTCTATAATGAAGCTATCATGTCTGCCATGAAGATCCCACAG GTGTCAGTGGTGTGCGGGTCGTGCACGGCGGGTGGAGCTTACGTCCCCACAATGGCAGAAGAGGCAGTGATGGTGCACCGGATAGGGACTATATTCCTGGGCGGACCGCCACTTGTCAAGGCCGCCACTGGAGAGGAGGTCACACCAGAAGACCTGGGAGGAGCCACGCTTCACGCTGA GGTGAGTGGCTGTGTGGACCATTTTGCCTGGGATGAAAAACAGGCGTACCATGACACCAGAAACGTCATATCCACCCTCAACTTCCAACTGcctgaggaagaggatgaggatgaggagaagacgaggaagaggaaagcagaggaggagccGCTGTACAGTTCAGAGGAGCTTCTGGGGCTGGCTCCCAGAAGTTATAACCACAGTCTGGATGTTAAGATG GTAGTCAGTCGACTGACAGACGGGAGCCGCTTCCAGGAGTTTAAAGCTCGCTATGGAACCACACTCATCACCGGCTTTGCAAATATACATGG CCACCTGGTGGGAATAGTAGCCAACAACGGAGAGCTGTCGTACCAAGCTGCACTGAAAGGAAGTCATTTTGTCCAGTTGTGTGACCAGAGAAACCTTCCCCTCATCTTCCTCCAGAACACAGCACCCACAGGAGCTCTAACACTCTCCACAGCACAG gCAGAGATGAACAGTAACCGTCTGAAGGCTCATGGTTCAATGATGTCAGCAGTAGCGTGTGCCTCAGTCCCCAAAATCACTGTGGTGATTGGTGGTTGCCATGGTGCTGACAGCTACACCATG TGTGGGCGGGCATTTGACCCTAATTTCCTGTTTTGA
- the LOC126396528 gene encoding methylcrotonoyl-CoA carboxylase beta chain, mitochondrial-like isoform X1 translates to MYRCMARSVCSRGRVCAAFVPPHTQPPLWTLRNTTEEGHHRLAERRWQCSVRCMSSAVRRRALRSAFPVLEQPLQPIHRHVYEANLRNSNACHKKFIELSEKVRKGGGEKSIARHTQRNKKLLVRDRLRLLLDNEDFLELSPLAGLGLPYGDIPSAGCLTGIGRINGLWCVFIANDATVKGGTAYPIMVKKQLRAQEVAQQNRLPCVYLVDSGGAFLPLQSDIFPDRNHGGRTFYNEAIMSAMKIPQVSVVCGSCTAGGAYVPTMAEEAVMVHRIGTIFLGGPPLVKAATGEEVTPEDLGGATLHAEVSGCVDHFAWDEKQAYHDTRNVISTLNFQLPEEEDEDEEKTRKRKAEEEPLYSSEELLGLAPRSYNHSLDVKMVVSRLTDGSRFQEFKARYGTTLITGFANIHGHLVGIVANNGELSYQAALKGSHFVQLCDQRNLPLIFLQNTAPTGALTLSTAQAEMNSNRLKAHGSMMSAVACASVPKITVVIGGCHGADSYTMCGRAFDPNFLFLWPNARVSTTAPGHAGSLLAPDSEQEEEERKKEEVKLNKILEEESSAFFSTGRLWDDGVILPQDTRKILRDCLDIIKQQQYELSTEKQHSALLRI, encoded by the exons GAGTGTGTGTAGCAGAGGAAGAGTGTGTGCTGCCTTTGTGCCTCCACACACCCAGCCACCATTATGGACATTGAGAAACACGACAGAGGAGGGACATCACAG GCTGGCTGAGCGGCGTTGGCAGTGTTCAGTCCGCTGTATGAGCTCTGCAGTCAGGAGGAGAGCTCTGCGTAGTGCCTTCCCAGTGCTGGAGCAGCCCCTCCAGCCCATCCACCGACATGTGTATGAAGCCAacctccgaaacagcaacgccTGCCATAAGAA GTTCATAGAGTTGAGTGAAAAGGTGAGAAAAGGTGGAGGGGAAAAGAGCATCGCCAGACACACTCAGAGAAACAAGAAGTTGTTGGTCAGGGATCGGCTGCGCCTCCTGCTGGATAATGAGGACTTCCTGGAGCTGTCACCATTAGCTGGTCTGGGTCTGCCGTACGGGGACATCCCTTCAGCCGGCTGCCTGACTG GCATTGGCAGGATCAACGGCCtgtggtgtgtgtttattgCCAATGATGCCACAGTGAAAGGTGGCACAGCGTATCCAATCATGGTGAAGAAGCAGCTACGGGCACAGGAAGTAGCGCAACAAAATCGCCTGCCTTGTGTTTATCTGGTCGACTCTGGGGGAGCTTTTCTACCActgcag TCAGACATCTTTCCTGATAGAAATCACGGAGGAAGGACGTTCTATAATGAAGCTATCATGTCTGCCATGAAGATCCCACAG GTGTCAGTGGTGTGCGGGTCGTGCACGGCGGGTGGAGCTTACGTCCCCACAATGGCAGAAGAGGCAGTGATGGTGCACCGGATAGGGACTATATTCCTGGGCGGACCGCCACTTGTCAAGGCCGCCACTGGAGAGGAGGTCACACCAGAAGACCTGGGAGGAGCCACGCTTCACGCTGA GGTGAGTGGCTGTGTGGACCATTTTGCCTGGGATGAAAAACAGGCGTACCATGACACCAGAAACGTCATATCCACCCTCAACTTCCAACTGcctgaggaagaggatgaggatgaggagaagacgaggaagaggaaagcagaggaggagccGCTGTACAGTTCAGAGGAGCTTCTGGGGCTGGCTCCCAGAAGTTATAACCACAGTCTGGATGTTAAGATG GTAGTCAGTCGACTGACAGACGGGAGCCGCTTCCAGGAGTTTAAAGCTCGCTATGGAACCACACTCATCACCGGCTTTGCAAATATACATGG CCACCTGGTGGGAATAGTAGCCAACAACGGAGAGCTGTCGTACCAAGCTGCACTGAAAGGAAGTCATTTTGTCCAGTTGTGTGACCAGAGAAACCTTCCCCTCATCTTCCTCCAGAACACAGCACCCACAGGAGCTCTAACACTCTCCACAGCACAG gCAGAGATGAACAGTAACCGTCTGAAGGCTCATGGTTCAATGATGTCAGCAGTAGCGTGTGCCTCAGTCCCCAAAATCACTGTGGTGATTGGTGGTTGCCATGGTGCTGACAGCTACACCATG TGTGGGCGGGCATTTGACCCTAATTTCCTGTTCCTGTGGCCCAACGCTAGAGTGTCAACGACAGCTCCGGGTCATGCCGGCTCTCTGCTTGCCCCTGACagtgagcaggaggaggaagagaggaagaaggaggaggtcAAGTTAAATAAGATATTGGAGGAGGAGAGCTCCGCTTTCTTCTCCACCGGCCGGCTCTGGGACGATGGAGTCATTCTGCCTCAGGACACCAGGAAG ATTCTCAGAGACTGCCTGGACatcatcaaacagcagcagtatgAGCTCTCCACAGAGAAACAGCACTCGGCACTTCTACGTATATAG
- the LOC126396530 gene encoding methylcrotonoyl-CoA carboxylase beta chain, mitochondrial-like, whose amino-acid sequence MTRVPLNRTKQVRYESTCIGRINGLWCVFIANDATVKGGTAYPIMVKKQLRAQEVAIQNRLPCVYLVDSGGAFLPLQSDIFPDKNHGGRTFYYEAIMSAMKIPQVSVVCGSCTAGGAYIPTMAEEAVMVHRIGTIFLGGPPLVKAATGEEVTPEDLGGATLHAEVSGCVDHFAWDEKQAYHDTRNIISTLNFQLPEEEDEDEEKTRKRKAEEEPLYSSEELLGLAPRSYNHSLDVKMPPGGNSSQQRRAVVPSCTERKSFCPVV is encoded by the exons ATGACAAGGGTTCCTTTGAACAGAACCAAACAGGTTAGGTATGAAAGCACCT GCATTGGCAGGATCAACGGCCtgtggtgtgtgtttattgCCAATGATGCCACAGTGAAAGGTGGCACGGCGTATCCAATCATGGTGAAGAAGCAGCTACGGGCACAGGAAGTAGCAATTCAAAATCGCCTGCCTTGTGTTTACCTGGTCGACTCTGGAGGAGCTTTTCTACCActgcag TCAGACATCTTTCCTGATAAGAATCATGGAGGAAGGACGTTCTATTATGAAGCCATCATGTCTGCCATGAAGATCCCACAG GTGTCAGTGGTGTGCGGGTCGTGCACAGCGGGTGGGGCTTATATCCCCACAATGGCAGAAGAGGCAGTGATGGTGCACCGGATAGGGACTATATTCCTGGGCGGACCGCCACTTGTCAAGGCCGCCACTGGAGAGGAGGTCACACCAGAAGACCTGGGAGGAGCCACGCTTCACGCTGA GGTGAGTGGCTGTGTGGACCATTTTGCCTGGGATGAAAAACAGGCGTACCATGACACCAGAAACATCATATCCACCCTCAACTTCCAACTGcctgaggaagaggatgaggatgaggagaagacgaggaagaggaaagcagaggaggagccGCTGTACAGTTCAGAGGAGCTTCTGGGGCTGGCTCCCAGAAGTTATAACCACAGTCTAGATGTTAAGATG CCACCTGGTGGGAATAGTAGCCAACAACGGAGAGCTGTCGTACCAAGCTGCACTGAAAGGAAGTCGTTTTGTCCAGTTGTGTGA